From the Ammospiza caudacuta isolate bAmmCau1 chromosome 24, bAmmCau1.pri, whole genome shotgun sequence genome, one window contains:
- the LOC131567626 gene encoding tubulin alpha-8 chain: protein MRECISIHVGQAGVQIGNACWELYCLEHGIQPDGNMPSDKSIGGGDDSFNTFFSETGAGKHVPRAVFVDLEPAVIDEVRNGTYRQLFHPEQLISGKEDAANNYARGHYTVGKEIIDLVLERIRKLSDQCTGLQGFLIFHSFGGGTGSGFTSLLMERLSVDYGKKSKLEFAIYPAPQVSTAVVEPYNSILTTHTTLEHSDCAFMVDNEAIYDICRRNLDIERPTYTNLNRLIGQIVSSITASLRFDGALNVDLTEFQTNLVPYPRIHFPLVTYSPIISAEKAYHEQLSVAEITNACFEPSNQMVKCDPRHGKYMACCMLYRGDVVPKDVNAAIAAIKTKRTIQFVDWCPTGFKVGINYQPPTVVPGGDLAKVQRAVCMLSNTTAIAEAWARLDHKFDLMYAKRAFVHWYVGEGMEEGEFSEAREDLAALEKDYEEVGTDSMDGEDEGEEY, encoded by the exons ATG CGCGAGTGCATCTCCATCCACGTGGGGCAGGCGGGCGTGCAGATCGGCAATGCGTGCTGGGAGCTCTACTGCCTGGAGCACGGCATCCAGCCCGACGGGAACATGCCCAGCGACAAGAGCATCGGCGGCGGGGACGACTCCTTCAACACCTTCTTCAGCGAGACGGGGGCGGGGAAACACGTCCCGCGGGCTGTCTTTGTGGACCTCGAGCCTGCAGTCATAG ATGAAGTTAGGAATGGGACATACCGACAGCTCTTCCATCCTGAGCAGCTGATATCTGGCAAAGAAGATGCTGCAAACAACTATGCTCGAGGTCACTACACAGTGGGGAAGGAGATCATTGATCTGGTTCTAGAGCGCATCAGGAAGCTG tcaGATCAGTGCACTGGCttgcagggcttcctgattttccaCAGCTTTGGGGGAGGAACTGGGTCTGGTTTCACCTCTCTGCTGATGGAGCGCCTCTCAGTTGACTATGGGAAAAAATCCAAGCTGGAATTCGCCATCTACCCTGCACCTCAGGTCTCGACAGCTGTTGTGGAGCCCTACAACTCCATCCTGACCACCCACACCACGCTGGAGCACTCTGACTGTGCCTTCATGGTTGACAATGAGGCCATTTATGACATTTGCCGTAGGAACCTGGACATTGAACGCCCAACCTACACCAACCTGAACCGCCTCATCGGTCAGATAGTGTCTTCCATTACTGCCTCCCTTAGGTTCGACGGTGCCTTAAACGTGGATCTTACCGAGTTCCAGACTAACCTGGTGCCTTACCCTCGCATCCACTTCCCGCTGGTGACCTACTCCCCGATCATTTCAGCAGAGAAGGCGTACCACGAGCAGCTCTCCGTGGCTGAGATCACCAACGCCTGCTTCGAGCCCTCCAACCAGATGGTGAAGTGTGACCCTCGGCACGGCAAGTACATGGCGTGCTGCATGCTGTACCGCGGGGACGTGGTGCCCAAGGACGTCAACGCTGCCATTGCTGCCATCAAGACCAAGCGCACCATCCAGTTTGTGGACTGGTGTCCCACTGGATTTAAG GTTGGCATCAATTACCAGCCCCCCACAGTGGTTCCTGGGGGTGACCTGGCCAAAGTGCAGCGGGCAGTCTGCATGCTGAGCAATACCACGGCCATTGCCGAGGCCTGGGCTCGCCTGGACCACAAGTTTGACCTGATGTATGCCAAACGTGCCTTTGTTCACTGGTATGTTGGAgaagggatggaggagggagagTTCTCAGAGGCTCGGGAAGATTTGGCTGCACTTGAGAAGGATTATGAAGAAGTGGGCACAGACTCGATGGATGGAGAAGATGAAGGAGAAGAATATTAA